A single window of Halotalea alkalilenta DNA harbors:
- a CDS encoding 2-oxoglutarate dehydrogenase E1 component has product MEEGKLKYLSGTSYLNGENTHYIEALYERYLVDPDSVPGEWRGYFDTLPRYDGSPSRDVPLAPVRGQFEQLGRLGPRPIGAQGEDDAKRQVRVLQLINAYRFRGHQRADIDPLGLRKPEPVPDLDLSFHQLSKADMDTEFQTGSLFIGKDKAKLAEIVEALELTYCRSIGCEFMHIVNTEEKRWLQQRFESVRGKPDYSAEVRQHILERLSAAEGLESYLASKYPGTKRFGLEGGESFIPMLDEMIQRAGGYGVEEVAIGMAHRGRLNLLVNVLGKSPAELIDEFDGKQVLARGSGDVKYHKGFSSNVMTPGGEIHLALAFNPSHLEIASPVVEGSVRARQDRRGDASGDQVLPILVHGDAAFAGQGVVMETFQMSQTRAYRTGGTVHIVINNQVGFTTSRPDDARSSEYCTDIAKMVQAPIFHVNGDDPEAALYVSQVALDYRQRFHKDVVVDLVCYRRHGHNEADEPFGTQPLMYAEIKQHKTTRELYAEHLIATGVISEADAQRLTDDYRGHLDSGSHVVNALVQQPNPSLFVDWKPYLGHEWSGDYDTSFDAKRLAELATKMCTVPEQIVMQRQVAKVYEDRRQMITGQAPINWGFAETLAYATLIDQGHPIRITGQDCGRGTFSHRHAVIHSQTDASTWVPLQHLEQGQPTFTIHDSFLAEEGIMAFEYGYATTTPNALVAWEAQFGDFANGAQVVIDQFVSSGESKWGRLCGLVLLMPHGYEGQGPEHSSARLERFLQLCAEENMQVVAPTTPAQMFHLLRRQVVRPLRKPLVVMQPKSLLRHKDATSTMSELAEGRFQLVIPDQGERSPSAVKHVILCAGKVYYDLAAYRQEQKRDDVAIIRVEQLYPFPEQSLAAALASFEQLESVCWCQEEPRNQGAWYAIKSTLRQVLEGHRSGLGARLVYAGRDAAAAPAAGYMAVHVEQQKALVAAAFEG; this is encoded by the coding sequence ATGGAAGAAGGCAAACTCAAATACCTGTCCGGTACCTCCTATCTCAATGGGGAGAATACGCACTACATCGAAGCACTCTACGAGCGCTACCTCGTCGATCCCGATTCGGTTCCCGGCGAGTGGCGCGGCTACTTCGATACCCTCCCGCGTTATGATGGCAGCCCCAGTCGTGACGTTCCGCTCGCGCCGGTGCGCGGGCAGTTCGAGCAGCTCGGGCGCCTCGGCCCGCGTCCCATCGGCGCCCAGGGAGAAGACGACGCCAAGCGTCAGGTACGCGTACTCCAGCTGATCAACGCCTACCGCTTCCGCGGCCACCAGCGCGCCGACATCGACCCGCTCGGCCTGCGCAAGCCGGAGCCGGTGCCCGATCTTGATCTCTCCTTCCACCAGCTGTCCAAAGCGGACATGGACACCGAGTTCCAGACCGGCTCGCTGTTCATCGGCAAGGACAAGGCCAAGCTCGCGGAGATCGTCGAGGCGCTCGAGCTGACCTACTGCCGCTCGATCGGTTGTGAGTTCATGCATATCGTCAACACCGAGGAGAAACGCTGGCTGCAGCAGCGCTTCGAGTCGGTGCGCGGCAAGCCGGACTACTCCGCCGAGGTGCGCCAGCACATCCTCGAGCGGCTCTCGGCCGCCGAGGGGCTGGAAAGCTATCTGGCGAGCAAGTACCCGGGCACCAAGCGTTTCGGCCTCGAGGGTGGCGAGTCGTTCATTCCCATGCTCGACGAGATGATCCAGCGCGCCGGCGGTTACGGGGTCGAAGAGGTGGCGATCGGCATGGCCCACCGCGGCCGCCTCAACCTGCTGGTCAACGTGCTCGGCAAGAGCCCGGCCGAGCTGATCGATGAATTCGACGGCAAGCAGGTGCTCGCACGTGGCTCGGGCGATGTGAAGTATCACAAGGGCTTCAGTTCCAACGTGATGACCCCGGGGGGCGAGATCCACCTCGCGCTCGCCTTCAACCCTTCGCACCTCGAGATCGCCTCGCCGGTGGTGGAGGGGTCGGTGCGCGCCCGCCAGGATCGCCGGGGTGACGCTAGCGGTGACCAGGTGCTACCGATACTGGTGCACGGCGACGCCGCCTTCGCTGGCCAGGGCGTGGTGATGGAAACCTTCCAGATGTCGCAGACGCGTGCCTACCGGACCGGCGGCACCGTGCACATCGTGATCAACAACCAGGTCGGCTTCACCACCTCGCGCCCCGACGACGCACGCTCCTCCGAGTACTGCACCGATATCGCCAAGATGGTCCAGGCGCCGATTTTCCACGTCAACGGCGATGATCCCGAGGCGGCGCTCTATGTCTCCCAGGTCGCGCTCGACTATCGCCAGCGGTTCCACAAGGACGTGGTCGTGGATTTGGTCTGCTATCGTCGGCACGGGCATAACGAAGCCGACGAGCCGTTCGGCACCCAGCCGCTGATGTATGCCGAGATCAAGCAGCACAAGACCACCCGCGAGCTCTATGCCGAGCACCTGATCGCGACCGGGGTGATCTCCGAAGCCGACGCGCAGCGGCTGACCGACGACTATCGAGGTCACCTGGACAGCGGCAGCCACGTGGTCAACGCACTGGTCCAGCAGCCCAACCCATCGCTGTTCGTCGACTGGAAACCCTATCTGGGCCATGAATGGTCGGGCGACTACGATACTTCGTTCGACGCCAAGCGGCTGGCCGAGCTCGCCACCAAGATGTGCACGGTGCCGGAGCAGATCGTGATGCAGCGCCAGGTGGCCAAGGTCTATGAAGACCGGCGTCAGATGATCACTGGGCAGGCGCCGATCAACTGGGGCTTCGCCGAGACGCTGGCCTACGCCACGCTGATCGACCAAGGCCATCCGATCAGGATCACCGGGCAGGATTGCGGGCGCGGTACCTTCTCCCATCGCCATGCGGTGATCCATAGCCAGACCGATGCCAGCACCTGGGTGCCGCTGCAGCACCTCGAGCAGGGGCAGCCGACATTCACCATCCATGACTCCTTTCTCGCCGAGGAGGGCATCATGGCATTCGAATATGGCTACGCCACCACCACGCCCAACGCGCTGGTGGCATGGGAGGCGCAGTTCGGCGACTTCGCCAACGGCGCCCAGGTGGTGATCGACCAGTTCGTCTCTTCCGGCGAGAGCAAATGGGGTCGACTGTGTGGGCTGGTCCTGCTGATGCCGCATGGCTATGAAGGCCAGGGGCCGGAGCACTCCTCGGCGCGACTCGAGCGCTTTTTGCAATTGTGCGCCGAGGAGAACATGCAGGTAGTGGCTCCGACCACGCCGGCGCAGATGTTCCACCTGCTGCGCCGCCAGGTGGTTCGCCCGCTGCGCAAGCCGCTGGTGGTGATGCAGCCGAAGAGCCTGCTGCGTCACAAGGACGCGACCTCGACGATGTCGGAGCTGGCCGAGGGGCGTTTCCAACTGGTCATTCCCGACCAGGGCGAGCGTTCACCCTCCGCGGTCAAGCATGTGATTCTCTGCGCTGGAAAGGTCTATTACGACCTTGCCGCCTATCGGCAGGAGCAAAAGCGCGATGATGTGGCGATCATCCGTGTCGAGCAGCTCTATCCCTTCCCCGAGCAGAGTTTGGCAGCGGCGCTGGCGTCCTTCGAGCAGCTGGAGTCGGTGTGCTGGTGCCAGGAAGAACCGCGCAACCAAGGGGCTTGGTACGCGATAAAGAGCACCCTGCGGCAAGTCCTCGAAGGGCATCGCTCCGGGCTCGGCGCGCGACTCGTCTATGCCGGACGTGACGCAGCGGCGGCACCGGCGGCGGGCTACATGGCGGTTCACGTCGAGCAGCAGAAGGCGCTGGTCGCCGCGGCTTTCGAGGGCTGA
- the odhB gene encoding 2-oxoglutarate dehydrogenase complex dihydrolipoyllysine-residue succinyltransferase, whose amino-acid sequence MAIQIKAPSFPESVAEGTVSTWHKKPGEAVKRDELLVDIETDKVVLEVVAPADGTLSEIKAEEGAQVASEEVLALFSEGGVAAAPAQAAGDKPAAAEEDEAQQVGSKWLSPAARKLAAEHDLDVEKLHGSGKSGVVLKQDVLAAVESGSAKKGAAPAAAKPAAAPAAPVFEGARPEQRVPMSRLRQTIAKRLVQAQQTAAMLTTYNEVDMSAVMALRAQYRDVFQKVHDTKLGFMGFFVKACTEALKRFPDVNASIDGTDIVYHGYQDIGVAVSTPRGLVVPVLRDTDSMKLADVEKQIVDFGKRGRDGKLGIEDMTGGTFTITNGGIFGSLLSTPILNPPQTAILGMHKIQERPIAVEGQVVIRPMMYLALSYDHRMIDGKDAVQFLVAVKELLEDPARFLLEA is encoded by the coding sequence ATGGCAATCCAGATAAAAGCCCCCAGCTTCCCCGAGTCGGTCGCCGAGGGTACCGTCTCCACCTGGCACAAGAAGCCGGGTGAAGCAGTCAAGCGTGACGAGCTGCTGGTCGATATCGAAACCGACAAGGTGGTGCTCGAGGTCGTCGCTCCCGCCGACGGCACGCTCAGCGAGATCAAGGCCGAGGAGGGCGCCCAGGTCGCCTCGGAAGAGGTGCTGGCACTGTTCTCAGAAGGGGGCGTGGCGGCAGCGCCCGCCCAGGCGGCCGGCGACAAGCCGGCCGCGGCCGAGGAAGACGAGGCCCAGCAGGTCGGCAGCAAGTGGCTGTCTCCGGCCGCGCGCAAACTGGCCGCCGAGCACGATCTCGATGTCGAGAAGCTCCACGGCAGCGGCAAGAGTGGCGTGGTGCTGAAGCAGGATGTGCTCGCCGCGGTGGAGTCCGGCTCGGCGAAGAAGGGGGCTGCGCCTGCTGCGGCCAAGCCCGCGGCGGCACCCGCCGCGCCGGTGTTCGAGGGTGCGCGTCCGGAGCAGCGTGTGCCGATGAGCCGGCTGCGCCAGACCATCGCCAAGCGCCTGGTCCAGGCGCAGCAGACCGCGGCGATGCTGACCACCTACAACGAGGTGGACATGAGCGCGGTGATGGCGCTGCGCGCCCAGTACCGCGACGTCTTCCAGAAGGTCCACGACACCAAGCTCGGTTTCATGGGCTTTTTCGTCAAGGCGTGTACCGAGGCGCTCAAGCGCTTCCCCGACGTCAACGCTTCTATCGACGGCACCGATATCGTCTACCACGGCTACCAGGACATCGGCGTCGCGGTCTCGACCCCGCGCGGGCTGGTGGTACCGGTGCTGCGTGACACCGACAGCATGAAGCTCGCCGACGTCGAGAAGCAGATCGTCGATTTCGGCAAGCGCGGGCGCGATGGCAAGCTCGGCATCGAGGACATGACCGGTGGCACCTTCACCATCACCAACGGTGGGATCTTCGGTTCGCTGCTGTCGACGCCGATCCTGAATCCGCCGCAGACGGCGATTCTGGGGATGCACAAGATCCAGGAGCGTCCGATCGCAGTCGAGGGTCAGGTGGTGATCCGGCCGATGATGTACCTGGCGCTCTCCTATGACCACCGGATGATCGACGGCAAGGATGCGGTCCAGTTCCTGGTCGCGGTCAAGGAGCTGCTCGAGGATCCGGCGCGCTTTTTGCTCGAGGCCTGA
- a CDS encoding Crp/Fnr family transcriptional regulator, whose translation MNSSLDHANEFMPSIYAAPVFKTLLCARKELLSPRQKAEIKKHSKLTRIDQGVVVYEEGEEASYVWNIAQGLIETYHLLPQGTRRITSFLFPGDLLGLMENGFYVSTARTVQPVVAFQIPIQVLSELALSDSQLSAALLTKLCQDLREAQRHIICISQKDAAPRLATFILWLCTIYGNDVEPPKELSLPLARHQIAEYLGLTTESVSRAFHLLESSKAIMRRTPRLISILDMEKLRGFSTLEVGSGILS comes from the coding sequence ATGAATAGCAGTCTCGACCACGCGAATGAATTCATGCCTTCCATTTACGCGGCGCCAGTCTTCAAGACACTGTTATGCGCGCGGAAGGAGCTACTTTCTCCACGGCAGAAAGCGGAGATAAAGAAGCATTCGAAACTTACCAGGATCGATCAAGGCGTTGTGGTGTATGAGGAAGGAGAGGAAGCCTCGTATGTATGGAACATCGCGCAAGGCTTGATCGAGACTTACCATCTTCTTCCCCAGGGAACTCGACGCATCACCTCTTTCCTCTTCCCTGGCGACCTGCTCGGGCTGATGGAAAATGGCTTCTACGTTTCCACCGCAAGGACCGTGCAGCCGGTCGTCGCTTTCCAGATTCCTATACAGGTACTCAGTGAATTGGCGCTCAGCGACTCTCAGCTGAGTGCCGCTTTACTGACCAAGCTATGTCAGGACCTCAGGGAAGCCCAGCGACACATCATTTGTATTTCGCAGAAGGACGCAGCACCGCGATTGGCCACGTTCATCCTATGGCTATGCACGATCTATGGGAACGATGTCGAGCCACCCAAGGAGCTCAGCCTGCCTCTGGCTCGCCATCAGATCGCCGAGTACCTTGGCCTGACCACCGAATCGGTGAGTCGCGCGTTCCATCTGCTCGAATCGAGCAAGGCCATCATGCGCAGGACACCGCGTTTGATCAGCATCCTCGATATGGAAAAGCTGCGAGGCTTCTCGACCCTGGAGGTCGGCTCTGGGATCCTGAGCTAG
- a CDS encoding 2,3-butanediol dehydrogenase has protein sequence MKALRWYAAKDIRIEDLDEPKAEEGRVKIKVKWCGICGTDLHEYLAGPIFIPVDEPHPITGEKAPITLGHEFCGEIVEVGEGVTGYAVGDRVTVEPVLFDPNSKASRRGLYNLCDKLGFYGLAGMGGGFSEYASVPASIVHRLPDSVSYEQGALTEPAAVAVHAVRESRFEVGDKAAVFGAGPIGLLVVEALKAAGAHEIYVVELSAQRRARAAALGARVIDPASVDAVAEIVALTDGGVDVAYEVTGVPAVLQQSIDCVRIQGETMIVSVWEKPAPIHPNQILFKERHLTGILGYRNVFPATLALMEQGYFKPEDFVTRKIALTNVIEQGFTALIEEKDQVKILVSPEMS, from the coding sequence ATGAAAGCACTTAGGTGGTATGCGGCCAAGGATATTCGTATCGAGGATTTGGATGAGCCGAAGGCAGAGGAAGGCCGTGTAAAAATAAAGGTGAAATGGTGTGGCATATGCGGTACCGACCTGCATGAGTATCTCGCCGGGCCGATCTTCATTCCCGTCGATGAGCCTCATCCCATTACCGGTGAAAAGGCGCCGATCACGCTGGGTCATGAGTTCTGTGGTGAGATCGTCGAAGTGGGCGAGGGCGTCACCGGTTATGCGGTGGGCGATCGGGTCACGGTCGAACCGGTCCTTTTCGACCCCAACTCCAAGGCAAGCCGCCGAGGGCTGTACAACCTCTGCGACAAGCTGGGCTTCTACGGTTTGGCCGGGATGGGGGGAGGCTTTTCCGAATATGCTTCGGTGCCCGCTTCCATCGTTCATCGTCTTCCCGATTCGGTCAGCTACGAACAGGGTGCGCTCACCGAGCCGGCCGCGGTAGCGGTGCATGCGGTACGCGAGAGTCGCTTCGAAGTCGGAGACAAAGCGGCGGTATTCGGTGCTGGTCCCATCGGTCTTTTGGTGGTCGAAGCGCTCAAGGCTGCCGGCGCCCATGAGATCTACGTCGTCGAGCTTTCGGCGCAGCGTCGCGCAAGGGCCGCAGCGCTCGGCGCGCGAGTGATCGATCCCGCCTCCGTCGATGCGGTGGCCGAGATCGTCGCACTCACCGACGGAGGCGTCGATGTGGCCTACGAGGTGACTGGCGTTCCAGCGGTCCTGCAGCAGAGCATCGACTGCGTGCGCATTCAGGGCGAAACGATGATCGTCAGCGTGTGGGAGAAGCCCGCGCCGATCCATCCCAACCAGATCCTGTTCAAGGAGCGCCATCTCACTGGAATCCTTGGCTATCGCAATGTGTTCCCGGCCACCCTCGCTTTGATGGAGCAGGGGTACTTCAAACCAGAGGATTTCGTGACCCGTAAGATCGCCCTGACGAACGTGATCGAACAGGGGTTCACCGCGCTGATTGAAGAGAAGGATCAAGTGAAGATTCTGGTTTCGCCCGAGATGAGCTAG
- a CDS encoding TetR/AcrR family transcriptional regulator, with protein MNAGEMRARILDAAEALLRQHGPDKLTVIDVASALNMSHGNVYRHFSSKAALRAAVVKTWLDRVAEETGSIADKDAPADIRLEDWLKGLAKIKQRKVTEDAAILAASARIGKEAPQLEREHSKRLISQVERILQDGLEEGTLPGAHDPTSAARAILNATFRYHHPDLVANGGPPDQQTAELNDVVTLMIKGLKRS; from the coding sequence ATGAACGCGGGTGAGATGCGGGCCCGCATTCTCGACGCAGCCGAGGCATTACTACGCCAACATGGGCCTGACAAGCTCACCGTGATCGACGTCGCGTCGGCCCTGAACATGAGCCACGGAAATGTCTACCGACATTTTTCCAGCAAGGCGGCCTTACGAGCAGCGGTAGTCAAGACGTGGCTCGACCGGGTCGCCGAAGAAACCGGTTCGATTGCGGACAAAGATGCGCCGGCCGATATCCGCCTGGAAGATTGGCTGAAGGGACTGGCCAAGATCAAGCAGCGCAAAGTCACCGAAGACGCAGCGATCCTTGCCGCATCGGCAAGGATCGGCAAGGAGGCGCCTCAGCTCGAACGCGAGCACTCCAAACGACTGATATCCCAAGTCGAGCGTATTCTTCAGGACGGCCTGGAGGAAGGGACGCTGCCCGGCGCTCACGATCCGACATCGGCCGCCCGTGCAATCCTCAACGCCACCTTCCGTTATCATCACCCTGACCTGGTGGCGAACGGTGGCCCGCCCGACCAGCAGACTGCCGAGCTGAACGATGTCGTGACCCTGATGATAAAGGGACTAAAACGCTCGTAG
- a CDS encoding aldo/keto reductase, whose translation MPFHRVRGPIQIKFGALRSPDGRFLGVDARPAAMKTALSYSLRRLRTDYLDLYMTGLDPAVPIEETVGAMGEMVQQGYARHIGITNVDADTIRRAHAAHPITALQCEYSLMTRDIEAEILPVCRELGIGITAYGVLGRGLLAGSTGNGEGDWRAAVMPRFRGDNLRHNTTLADALARVARSEGMTAAQAAIAWVASQGQEIIPLVGARTAERLMEAMKAPLELSAKTLAMIDSAIPEGAVRGSSHMSAGD comes from the coding sequence ATGCCCTTCCATCGAGTACGAGGACCCATCCAGATCAAGTTTGGTGCCCTGCGCTCACCTGATGGCCGCTTTCTCGGCGTCGACGCACGTCCGGCAGCGATGAAGACCGCGCTGTCTTACTCGCTCCGGCGCCTGCGGACCGACTATCTTGATCTGTACATGACAGGGCTCGACCCCGCCGTGCCGATCGAAGAGACGGTGGGCGCGATGGGAGAAATGGTTCAGCAAGGCTATGCGCGTCATATCGGAATCACCAATGTCGATGCCGACACGATTCGCCGCGCGCATGCCGCCCATCCGATCACTGCGCTTCAATGCGAGTACAGCCTCATGACCCGCGACATCGAGGCCGAGATCCTGCCGGTTTGCCGCGAGCTGGGCATCGGGATCACAGCCTACGGGGTTCTCGGCAGAGGCCTGCTGGCGGGAAGCACGGGCAACGGCGAAGGAGACTGGCGCGCTGCGGTCATGCCGCGCTTCAGGGGCGACAACCTCAGGCACAACACGACGCTTGCCGATGCGCTGGCTCGCGTTGCCCGAAGCGAAGGCATGACCGCGGCCCAGGCGGCGATCGCATGGGTCGCAAGCCAAGGGCAGGAGATCATTCCGCTCGTTGGCGCGCGCACGGCCGAGCGACTGATGGAAGCGATGAAGGCACCGCTCGAGCTTTCCGCGAAGACCTTGGCGATGATCGACAGCGCGATTCCCGAAGGTGCTGTTCGGGGTAGCAGCCATATGTCGGCGGGCGACTGA
- a CDS encoding Lrp/AsnC family transcriptional regulator translates to MTLDSIDRNILRTLQHNGKLQNLQLAEAVGLSPSPCLRRVRRLEDAGIIERYAALLNATKLGLGVTMFARISLVAQDAETVRNFAEAMRRLPQVVECYIMAGECDALLRVIAANIDAYREFQSTHLTRANGIQTVKTDIPMETVKQSIELPL, encoded by the coding sequence ATGACACTCGACTCGATCGACCGGAACATCCTTCGCACTCTTCAACACAACGGCAAACTTCAGAACCTACAGCTGGCGGAGGCTGTCGGCTTGTCCCCGTCCCCTTGCCTGAGGCGGGTCAGGCGCTTGGAAGACGCTGGCATCATCGAACGCTACGCCGCTCTCCTCAACGCTACGAAGCTAGGCCTCGGAGTAACGATGTTTGCGCGGATCTCGCTGGTGGCGCAGGACGCAGAAACCGTAAGGAACTTCGCCGAAGCGATGCGCCGCCTGCCACAGGTTGTGGAGTGTTACATCATGGCAGGTGAATGCGACGCTCTTTTACGCGTCATCGCAGCGAATATCGATGCCTATCGGGAGTTTCAGAGCACGCATTTGACACGCGCCAACGGCATTCAAACGGTGAAGACCGACATTCCGATGGAGACGGTCAAGCAAAGCATAGAACTCCCGCTTTAG
- a CDS encoding thiamine pyrophosphate-binding protein, with amino-acid sequence MTLISTFPGAGEQRGADLFVEVLRSEGVRHVFGNPGTTELPLLDALTGICDIDYVLGLHEASVVAMADGYAQASGRPGVVNLHTAGGLGNAMGAILNARMANTPLVITAGQQDTRHGVTDPLLHGDLVGIARPNVKWAEEIHHPEHIPMLLRRALQDCRTGPAGPVFLSLPIDTMERRTAMEAGEASRIERGAVAGALDELSEALATVEPGRLAIVAGEEVFAADAGAEVVMLAEALGAPVFGASWPGHIAFPTAHPLWRGTLPPRAADIREALMAFEAVLLLGGHSLISYQYSEGPAIPAHCRLLQLTGDGHQVGRVHGTALGLVGDLRLSLRALLPTLGQKLQPWAEEVAKLYRVGVRDRELRRSEAQARRHREFDAPTTTPFVAAFETLRAIGPDVPIIDEAPVTIPHVRACLDSNSARQYLFTRSAILGWGMPAAVGTSLGLDRHPVVCLVGDGSAMYSPQALWTAAHERLPVTFVVMNNCEYNILKNYARSQAHYRSAGTNRFIGMDIIDPAVDFVALATSLGVPALRVERCGDIAAAVEAGICSGRPNLIELPIAD; translated from the coding sequence ATGACATTGATTTCGACCTTTCCGGGGGCCGGCGAACAGCGCGGCGCCGACCTGTTCGTGGAGGTGTTGCGAAGCGAAGGGGTGCGGCATGTCTTCGGCAATCCGGGGACTACCGAACTGCCGTTGTTGGATGCGCTGACCGGTATCTGCGACATCGATTACGTGCTTGGCCTCCACGAGGCGTCCGTCGTCGCCATGGCGGACGGCTATGCGCAAGCCTCCGGACGCCCGGGCGTCGTCAACCTGCATACCGCCGGCGGTCTGGGCAACGCGATGGGCGCGATCCTCAATGCCAGGATGGCGAACACACCGCTCGTCATTACCGCCGGCCAGCAGGATACCCGGCACGGTGTCACCGACCCTTTGCTTCACGGCGACCTCGTCGGCATCGCCCGCCCGAACGTGAAGTGGGCGGAGGAGATCCATCACCCCGAGCACATCCCGATGCTGCTGCGTCGGGCTCTGCAAGACTGCCGCACAGGCCCGGCCGGCCCTGTGTTCCTGTCGCTGCCGATCGACACGATGGAGCGGCGCACCGCGATGGAAGCCGGCGAAGCGTCGCGAATCGAGCGCGGGGCCGTCGCGGGCGCGCTCGATGAGCTTTCCGAGGCGCTGGCGACGGTGGAACCCGGACGGCTTGCGATCGTCGCCGGCGAGGAAGTTTTCGCCGCGGATGCCGGCGCGGAAGTGGTCATGCTCGCCGAAGCGCTGGGCGCTCCGGTCTTCGGCGCATCCTGGCCGGGACACATTGCGTTTCCGACCGCCCATCCTCTTTGGCGAGGCACCTTGCCGCCGAGGGCAGCCGATATCCGCGAGGCGCTCATGGCTTTCGAGGCGGTCCTGCTCTTGGGCGGGCATTCGCTGATCAGCTATCAATATTCCGAAGGACCGGCCATTCCCGCGCATTGCCGCCTGCTGCAGCTGACCGGCGACGGGCACCAGGTCGGCCGCGTGCACGGCACGGCGCTCGGCCTCGTCGGTGACTTGCGCCTGTCTCTCCGGGCGCTGTTGCCGACGCTCGGGCAAAAGCTCCAGCCGTGGGCCGAGGAGGTCGCCAAGCTGTATCGGGTGGGAGTGCGCGATCGGGAGCTGCGCCGCTCGGAGGCGCAGGCCCGCAGGCATCGCGAATTCGACGCGCCGACGACGACGCCCTTCGTCGCTGCGTTCGAGACGCTCCGGGCGATCGGACCCGACGTGCCGATCATCGATGAGGCGCCCGTCACGATCCCGCATGTCCGTGCCTGCCTCGACTCTAACTCCGCGCGACAGTATCTCTTCACCCGCAGCGCGATTCTCGGCTGGGGGATGCCCGCGGCGGTCGGCACGTCGCTCGGCCTCGACCGTCATCCGGTGGTCTGCCTGGTCGGAGATGGATCGGCGATGTATTCGCCGCAAGCGCTCTGGACCGCGGCGCACGAGCGGCTGCCGGTCACCTTCGTCGTCATGAACAACTGCGAGTACAACATCCTGAAGAACTACGCACGCTCCCAGGCCCATTACCGCAGTGCCGGAACCAACCGGTTCATTGGCATGGACATCATTGATCCCGCGGTCGATTTCGTCGCGCTCGCCACCTCTCTCGGCGTGCCGGCGCTGCGGGTCGAGCGCTGCGGCGATATTGCGGCCGCCGTGGAGGCGGGAATCTGCTCCGGCCGGCCTAACCTCATCGAGCTGCCTATCGCCGATTGA
- a CDS encoding tRNA dihydrouridine synthase, which yields MEGVIDATTRMILSAHGGFDWIVTEFVRVVDQRLPPRVFTRICPELAEGARTSSGVPVHLQLLGSDPYALGENARQAVQCGARAIDLNFGCPAKLVNRHGGGASLLRDPRQVFAAVSGVVRALEGDGVPVSAKLRLGFDDKRLALECARAAEEAGAHRLTVHARTKREAYRPPAHWEWVARIRQAARVPVVVNGDIWTLEDYWKARSLSGCEDAMIGRGALADPWLAARIRHWHCSGTRLPATTWAMRASTLVRFAERLETQLAGKVVVSLLKQWMAIMRQHDEESALRFAQLRRITERQTLIDALRADIDAAAPREPLPTA from the coding sequence ATGGAAGGCGTGATCGATGCGACCACCCGAATGATTCTCAGCGCGCACGGGGGATTCGACTGGATCGTCACCGAGTTCGTCCGTGTCGTCGACCAGCGCCTGCCACCGCGCGTCTTCACGCGAATCTGTCCGGAACTCGCCGAGGGGGCTCGCACATCGAGCGGCGTGCCGGTCCACCTGCAGCTGCTCGGCTCCGATCCTTACGCGCTGGGTGAGAACGCGCGCCAGGCCGTGCAATGCGGTGCTCGGGCGATAGATTTGAACTTCGGCTGTCCGGCCAAGCTGGTCAACCGCCACGGCGGCGGCGCTTCGCTGCTGCGCGATCCACGCCAGGTCTTCGCCGCGGTCTCCGGCGTGGTGCGGGCACTCGAGGGGGACGGCGTACCGGTCAGCGCCAAACTGCGCCTGGGTTTCGACGATAAACGCCTGGCGCTGGAGTGCGCCAGAGCGGCCGAAGAGGCCGGCGCCCATCGACTGACGGTGCATGCGCGAACCAAGCGCGAGGCCTATCGCCCGCCGGCGCACTGGGAATGGGTCGCCCGGATTCGCCAGGCGGCACGCGTACCGGTAGTGGTCAACGGAGACATCTGGACGCTCGAGGATTACTGGAAGGCGCGAAGCCTCTCAGGCTGCGAGGACGCGATGATCGGCCGTGGCGCGCTCGCCGACCCCTGGCTCGCCGCGCGCATCCGGCACTGGCACTGCAGCGGCACGCGCCTGCCCGCCACCACCTGGGCGATGCGCGCAAGCACGCTGGTACGTTTCGCCGAGCGCCTGGAAACCCAACTTGCCGGCAAGGTCGTAGTGTCGCTACTCAAGCAGTGGATGGCGATCATGCGCCAGCATGATGAAGAGTCGGCCCTGCGCTTCGCGCAGCTGCGCCGGATCACCGAGCGCCAGACGCTCATCGATGCGCTGCGCGCCGATATCGATGCAGCCGCGCCTCGAGAGCCCCTGCCGACGGCCTGA